One Schistocerca gregaria isolate iqSchGreg1 unplaced genomic scaffold, iqSchGreg1.2 ptg001489l, whole genome shotgun sequence DNA segment encodes these proteins:
- the LOC126332656 gene encoding uncharacterized protein LOC126332656: MARLVGIYSMMNKLLIVVIIVAEISRIFSIEDNPSKVFVVELNKLLVNNKISDDYCIDERIFCDNDQISIVNLEAVNISRFPVEIIIIKDTLKSLTITYENLKDNIPDEIYKLTELEYLNLEGNKFSGSLSDNIKNLIKLSYLNLNGSNLSGPIPDGLYSLSRLQFLILKDNKFDGSLNDNIKCLDKLSYLDLNGSSLSGSIPDGLYSLTELEYLNLQGSKFNGGLSDKIRDMNKLLALDLSGSNLSGPIPDGLYSLTELRYLNLQRSKFNGGLSDKIRDMNKLLSLDLSGSNISGPIPDGLYSLTELRYLNLQENRFDGGLNDKIRDLNKLLYLDLSGSNISGSIPDGLYSLTKLEYLYLMGNSINGTLSPKIGNMIRLTSLNLSFNQLSGTIPNEIGDLINLKDLEMRDNEFEGNIPDLSRLEFLVNMNISSTKHILNASCDNKTLPPYITKNRCFIAPVNRLCNSTIHCEYSNKPVGKSSIGSMFYTPILKMVVMMIVCRGVIETERFIEG; encoded by the exons ATGGCAAGACTGGTTGGAATATAT AGCATGATGAACAAGTTACTAATAGTGGTGATTATAGTGGCTGAGATTTCAAGAATATTTTCGATAGAAGATAACCCTTCGAAGGTATTTGTGGTGGAGTTGAACAAGTTGTTGGTGAATAATAAAATTTCAGATGACTACTGCATTGATGAAAGAATATTTTGCGATAATGATCAGATCAGTATTGTGAATCTAGAAGCGGTTAATATATCCAGATTTCCTGTAGAGATTATAATAATTAAGGATACATTAAAGAGTTTGACAATAACATACGAAAACCTGAAAGATAACATTCCAGATGAAATTTATAAATTGACTGAATTGGAATATCTAAATTTAGAAGGGAACAAATTTAGTGGTAGTTTGAGTGATAATATTAAAAATCTGATTAAATTATCGTATCTTAACTTAAATGGATCGAATCTATCTGGACCAatacctgatggtctatattcaCTGAGTAGATTGCAATTTCTGATATTAAAAGATAACAAATTTGATGGTAGTTTAAATGATAACATTAAATGTTTGGACAAGCTATCGTACCTTGACTTAAATGGATCAAGTCTATCTGGATCGATACCTGACGGTCTATATTCATTAACTGAATTAGAATATCTGAACCTACAAGGAAGTAAATTTAATGGTGGTTTAAGTGATAAGATTAGAGATATGAATAAATTATTGGCTCTTGACTTAAGTGGATCAAATCTGTCTGGACCgatacctgatggtctatattcaTTAACTGAATTAAGATATCTGAATCTACAAAGAAGTAAATTTAATGGTGGTTTAAGTGATAAGATTAGAGATatgaataaattattgtctcttgacTTAAGTGGATCAAATATATCTGGACCAatacctgatggtctatattcaTTAACTGAATTAAGATATCTGAATCTACAAGAAAACAGATTTGATGGTGGTTTAAATGATAAGATTAGAGATCTGAATAAATTATTGTATCTTGACTTAAGTGGATCAAATATATCTGGATCgatacctgatggtctatattcaTTGACTAAACTGGAATATCTATATCTTATGGGTAACAGTATCAATGGTACTTTATCACCTAAGATTGGTAATATGATTAGGTTAACTAGTCTAAATCTGAGTTTTAATCAATTAAGTGGAACTATACCAAATGAAATAGGTGATTTAATCAATCTGAAAGATTTAGAAATGAGAGACAATGAATTTGAAGGTAATATTCCTGATCTGAGTCGTCTAGAATTTTTAGTAAATATGAATATTAGCTCAACAAAACATATTCTGAATGCAAGTTGTGATAATAAAACGTTACCTCCATATATTACTAAGAACAGATGTTTCATTGCACCTGTGAACAGATTATGCAATAGTACTATACACTGCGAATATAGCAATAAGCCTGTAGGTAAATCATCAATTGGTTCAATGTTCTACACACCAATACTGAAAATGGTTGTTATGATGATAGTGTGCAGAGGTGTGATAGAGACG GAGAGATTTATTGAGGGTTGA